A window of the Dyadobacter pollutisoli genome harbors these coding sequences:
- a CDS encoding sensor histidine kinase produces the protein MKQLLPFILVCLTIYGARAQSDSAPIFRIDSLPPQGLLLDKGWRWHAGDNPEFAKPDFDDSGWESINPARDITELPQVRRAGIGWLRLHIQVDSAIFTQQALGMRVMQSGASELFINGHLRQQLGMVSPHAGEAKFVFKYKNLIGLPAAANSAYVLAVRFAVQPHLPYNRFAQNSNFLYLVGINDMERFSINRSNHNLFVSFVFTSIGIFFILSLLHFFFFLFYPSQRANLYFAVSVLIYCFYWMILGLFQVNQLTNLRLLMYLGWLRGALCPFIYIFLVKALYATFDLPKSSYFRASLVACGLLMVIYLTNYQTGVPWIEIGSAVVMLAEALRLTISAVSRKRRGSTIVLAGLGMALLGMVGRIVNDYTTWLPLNRAFILPYDLLRSWPIPIFLSIYLAWEFAFTSKSLSIQLATVKKLSAQTLAHEQEKQLILAQQNETLEKKVTDRTAQLQQSLNTLKATQSQLIQKEKMASLGELTAGIAHEIQNPLNFVNNFAEVSAELAEELQESAKSQNMEAVIDLSSYLRDNMGYIAENGQRASAIVRSMLEHSRSSSDERRPTDLNALADEYLRLAYNGMRRSEGCTPGDPARDPDFQVQLITDFENTLPPVEVAPQEIGRVLLNLCNNAFYAVREKQYKQVAVAGVADEGTYQPTVWISTRRVQSQVELSVKDNGSGIPEGIRDKIFQPFFTTKPTGQGTGLGLSLSYEIITKGHGGRCSWKQNLVALLN, from the coding sequence ATGAAACAACTCCTGCCCTTTATACTGGTTTGCCTTACTATATATGGCGCACGGGCGCAATCCGACAGTGCGCCGATTTTTCGAATCGACAGCCTCCCGCCACAAGGGCTTCTGCTCGACAAAGGCTGGCGATGGCACGCCGGCGATAATCCCGAATTTGCCAAACCTGATTTTGACGATTCTGGCTGGGAAAGTATTAATCCTGCGCGGGATATCACGGAACTTCCCCAGGTACGCCGGGCCGGCATCGGCTGGCTCCGGTTGCATATTCAGGTAGACAGCGCCATATTTACCCAACAAGCCCTGGGCATGAGAGTCATGCAGTCCGGTGCCTCGGAGCTCTTCATAAATGGTCATCTCCGGCAACAATTGGGCATGGTATCACCCCATGCCGGGGAGGCCAAATTCGTTTTTAAATACAAAAACCTGATTGGCTTACCCGCAGCTGCAAACTCAGCGTATGTGCTGGCCGTTCGGTTTGCCGTTCAACCACATTTGCCCTATAACAGGTTTGCGCAAAACTCAAATTTCTTGTATTTGGTCGGAATAAATGATATGGAACGATTTTCAATAAACCGCTCCAATCATAACCTTTTTGTATCCTTTGTCTTTACCAGTATAGGTATATTTTTCATCCTGTCGCTGCTGCATTTCTTCTTTTTCCTGTTTTACCCGTCCCAACGCGCCAATCTATATTTTGCTGTTTCAGTACTGATTTATTGTTTTTACTGGATGATTTTGGGGCTGTTCCAAGTAAACCAACTTACCAATCTGCGGCTGTTGATGTATCTGGGTTGGCTGCGGGGGGCGCTTTGCCCGTTTATCTACATTTTCCTGGTAAAGGCCCTGTATGCGACTTTCGACCTACCGAAGTCATCCTATTTTCGCGCCTCGCTGGTTGCCTGTGGCCTGTTGATGGTTATCTATTTAACTAACTATCAAACCGGTGTTCCCTGGATTGAGATTGGATCCGCCGTCGTAATGCTGGCCGAGGCTCTCCGCCTGACCATTTCGGCTGTCAGTCGCAAACGAAGGGGTTCCACCATCGTTCTAGCCGGACTGGGGATGGCCTTGTTGGGAATGGTCGGTCGGATCGTGAACGATTACACGACCTGGTTACCACTAAACCGGGCCTTTATTTTGCCATACGATCTTCTTCGCAGTTGGCCGATACCTATTTTCCTGTCCATTTACCTGGCCTGGGAGTTTGCCTTTACCAGTAAAAGCCTGTCGATTCAGTTGGCTACTGTAAAGAAACTATCGGCCCAAACGCTGGCACACGAACAGGAGAAACAACTCATTCTGGCTCAACAAAACGAAACCCTTGAAAAAAAGGTAACCGATCGTACCGCCCAACTACAACAATCTCTCAATACGCTCAAAGCTACCCAAAGTCAACTCATCCAGAAAGAAAAAATGGCCAGCCTGGGCGAGCTCACGGCCGGTATCGCCCACGAGATCCAGAACCCGCTCAACTTCGTCAACAACTTCGCCGAGGTATCCGCCGAGCTGGCCGAGGAGCTGCAAGAGAGCGCCAAAAGCCAAAATATGGAGGCCGTCATAGACCTGTCCAGCTACCTACGTGATAACATGGGCTACATCGCCGAGAACGGACAACGCGCGTCGGCCATCGTCCGCTCCATGCTCGAGCACAGTCGTAGCAGCTCCGACGAGCGAAGGCCCACCGACCTCAACGCCCTGGCCGACGAGTACCTGCGGCTGGCCTACAACGGCATGCGGCGGTCGGAAGGCTGCACCCCCGGTGATCCGGCCCGGGACCCCGACTTCCAGGTGCAGCTCATTACGGACTTCGAGAATACGCTACCCCCGGTGGAGGTGGCTCCGCAGGAAATCGGGCGGGTGTTGCTGAATCTGTGCAACAATGCCTTCTACGCCGTGCGGGAAAAGCAGTACAAACAGGTAGCAGTGGCCGGAGTAGCCGACGAAGGGACCTACCAGCCGACGGTGTGGATCAGTACCCGCCGGGTTCAGAGTCAGGTAGAGTTATCTGTGAAAGACAACGGCAGTGGCATTCCCGAGGGCATCCGCGACAAAATCTTCCAGCCTTTCTTTACCACCAAACCCACCGGGCAGGGCACCGGCCTGGGGCTAAGCCTGAGCTACGAG
- a CDS encoding sensor histidine kinase: MALTLLLQGIGTRNIIQALAFLTSEAWVVGVYTRKARRAKLESGRSTDPTKMLRGFQKWAFLNFSIWAIVIYNPVASLMGYPPFTLWYYVVHSLNLIQITYAAIVFLNYTPQRTSFQAKVVGLVLCPLLIILGLTPILLHQLIVDLPNFNLVNHQMVVAFLILIPLTALAVIVGLPLFLRSNLLSPLHQILDGVRQVDVGNLTVQVPVTVNDEVGTLARQFNRMTDSLHRYSHQMEALVTERTNQLQLALDTLKTTQTQLIQKEKMASLGELTAGIAHEIQNPLNFVNNFAEVSAELAEELAETVGAGDIPVATALSNDLRENMGYIAENGQRASAIVRSMLGHSRSRSDERRPSDLNDLADEYLRLAYHGMRRSEGRPPGDPAQKPDFQVELITDFDPDLPAVEVAPQEIGRVLLNLYNNAFYAVREKQGQQLVNAGLPEEAPYQATVWVSTRQVQGQVELSVKDNGSGIRDAIRDKVFQPFFTTKPTGEGTGLGLSLSYDIVTKGHGGEMKIESCEGANTEFMVCLPLS, translated from the coding sequence ATGGCATTGACCCTTTTGCTACAAGGTATCGGCACTCGAAATATCATTCAAGCTCTGGCCTTTTTGACGAGTGAAGCTTGGGTAGTAGGGGTTTATACCAGAAAGGCCCGCCGAGCTAAACTTGAATCGGGCCGGTCTACTGACCCCACCAAAATGCTGAGAGGCTTTCAAAAGTGGGCGTTCCTCAATTTTTCAATTTGGGCAATTGTCATTTATAATCCCGTGGCCAGCCTTATGGGATATCCTCCATTTACACTTTGGTACTATGTGGTACACTCATTGAATCTTATTCAAATCACGTATGCGGCCATTGTCTTTCTGAACTATACCCCGCAGCGCACCTCGTTTCAGGCCAAAGTTGTGGGCCTGGTGCTGTGTCCCCTGCTCATCATTTTAGGACTTACACCTATTCTGCTGCATCAACTGATTGTGGACTTACCGAACTTCAACCTGGTGAACCACCAGATGGTGGTAGCATTTTTGATCCTGATTCCACTCACCGCGCTGGCTGTTATCGTGGGACTGCCGCTTTTTCTACGGTCCAATCTATTGAGTCCCCTCCACCAGATCCTGGACGGGGTGCGCCAGGTCGACGTGGGGAATCTGACGGTGCAGGTACCCGTGACGGTCAACGACGAGGTGGGAACGCTGGCCCGGCAGTTCAACCGCATGACAGACTCCCTGCACCGCTACAGCCACCAGATGGAAGCCCTGGTGACCGAACGAACCAACCAACTTCAACTCGCTCTCGATACACTCAAAACCACCCAGACCCAGCTCATTCAGAAAGAGAAAATGGCTTCCCTGGGGGAGCTGACGGCTGGCATCGCCCACGAGATCCAGAACCCGCTTAACTTCGTCAACAACTTCGCCGAGGTCTCCGCCGAACTGGCCGAAGAGCTGGCCGAGACCGTCGGCGCGGGCGACATCCCCGTGGCCACGGCCCTGTCCAACGACCTGCGTGAGAACATGGGCTACATCGCCGAGAACGGACAGCGGGCGTCGGCCATCGTCCGTTCCATGCTCGGGCACTCCCGCAGCAGATCCGACGAGCGCCGGCCCTCCGACCTCAACGACCTGGCCGACGAGTACCTGCGGCTGGCCTACCATGGCATGCGGCGGTCGGAAGGCCGCCCCCCCGGCGATCCAGCCCAGAAACCCGACTTTCAGGTAGAGCTCATTACTGATTTCGATCCGGACCTGCCCGCAGTGGAGGTAGCTCCGCAGGAAATCGGGCGGGTGCTGCTGAATCTGTACAACAATGCCTTCTATGCCGTACGGGAGAAGCAAGGCCAGCAGCTGGTCAATGCCGGATTACCAGAAGAAGCCCCTTACCAAGCGACGGTGTGGGTGAGTACCCGGCAAGTTCAGGGTCAGGTAGAGTTATCTGTGAAAGACAACGGCAGCGGAATTCGCGATGCTATCCGCGACAAAGTCTTCCAGCCCTTCTTTACTACCAAGCCTACAGGAGAAGGGACGGGTCTGGGGCTGAGCCTGAGCTATGACATTGTCACCAAGGGCCACGGGGGCGAGATGAAGATCGAGAGCTGTGAAGGAGCAAATACGGAATTTATGGTTTGTCTGCCACTTTCATAA
- a CDS encoding TonB dependent receptor encodes MALLAIEASGQSVVGTVQDSKGSPVPYATVFLLNGTDSSLVKGAIATESGHFVIENTREGTFRVAVSAVGFEKRYSTPITLATGARHQLPSLVLTPEAHQLTEVNVLAKKPLFEQQMDKLVVNVENMLTAAGGSALDVLERSPGVTVNRQNGGLSLNGKNGVLVMIDGRLNRLPMEAVVQMLSGMNASNIDKVELITNPPAQYDAEGDAGLINIVLKKNINEGTNGSYTLSAGLGRFERLNGSLLLNYRKKNLNLFGDYSVLHSRTWMEFIGDMRISNEGIVSLWDFNSQNYHRRQTHNARLGFDYSLSPNTVIGGQFAGFFNGFYEDATRVTNIRQNGPLMEQSILTDDGKNIWYHQMVNANVRHTFAGKQQLSLDVDYLIYNNQNPHDYTNLSAFPQLGTSQTDLTNITKESPIRIWVLKADYSQALGKQHRLDFGAKSTRMQLSNDLTVSKNRDGIWRRDAGLSQLYDLDEVVDALYANGQFQLPKGQKLQAGLRYEYTRTDLGEPGEPPVVRRRYGSFFPSIFWTKDLNKTSSLRLAYSRRIARPQYSLLAPWVIFTSPYTFVTGNPNLLPTFTDAVEATYRFKSSYLFTVRYTHDRNALDRFRIRVDSTSGTSVGRPENINSINGLTTTFSFPVRLTNWWHMQTNLTGYGQAIETLAEGKPVSLRIFAGNGLNASTFTLSKTWTAELALFYTTPSFMGIARVKAMGSVNAGLKKKFKSGGNLLVNVTDLFWTNRLRVITDNPAVRQVSSWGLNFEPRVVQFTYTNTFSKKTVNAANRRATGSEEERSRGGRIQLGSGKSLLI; translated from the coding sequence ATGGCACTATTGGCCATAGAAGCCTCCGGACAGTCTGTTGTAGGCACGGTTCAGGACAGCAAGGGAAGTCCCGTACCCTATGCTACCGTTTTTCTGCTCAACGGGACTGACTCATCGCTGGTCAAAGGAGCGATAGCCACCGAATCAGGACACTTTGTAATTGAAAATACCCGTGAGGGTACCTTTCGAGTGGCAGTTTCGGCAGTAGGTTTCGAAAAACGGTACTCTACGCCGATCACCCTGGCCACCGGGGCCCGTCATCAGTTACCCTCCCTGGTACTCACGCCCGAAGCCCACCAACTGACCGAAGTAAATGTATTGGCCAAAAAGCCACTGTTCGAGCAGCAAATGGACAAGCTTGTGGTGAATGTGGAAAATATGCTGACCGCCGCCGGGGGCTCGGCCCTCGATGTACTGGAACGTTCGCCGGGTGTAACGGTCAATCGCCAGAACGGTGGTCTTTCACTGAACGGCAAAAATGGCGTGCTTGTGATGATCGACGGCCGACTGAACCGCCTGCCCATGGAGGCCGTGGTGCAGATGCTAAGCGGCATGAACGCCTCGAACATTGACAAAGTGGAATTGATTACGAACCCACCCGCCCAGTACGATGCGGAGGGAGATGCCGGTTTGATCAACATTGTGCTGAAAAAAAATATCAACGAAGGCACCAACGGAAGCTACACGCTGTCGGCGGGCTTGGGACGGTTCGAACGCCTGAACGGCTCGCTTTTGTTAAACTACCGGAAGAAAAACCTGAATCTGTTCGGGGATTACTCCGTGCTGCACAGCCGGACGTGGATGGAATTTATCGGTGACATGCGCATCAGCAACGAAGGGATCGTGAGTTTATGGGACTTCAATAGCCAAAACTACCACCGCAGACAAACCCACAACGCCCGCCTGGGCTTTGACTATAGCCTAAGCCCCAATACGGTGATTGGTGGGCAGTTTGCGGGTTTTTTCAACGGTTTTTACGAAGACGCGACTCGCGTGACGAACATTCGCCAAAATGGTCCGCTGATGGAACAAAGTATTTTGACTGACGATGGAAAGAATATCTGGTACCACCAGATGGTCAATGCAAACGTGCGGCATACCTTTGCCGGGAAGCAGCAACTCAGCCTGGATGTGGACTACCTGATCTACAACAACCAGAACCCGCACGATTATACCAATCTTTCGGCCTTTCCCCAGCTAGGTACCAGCCAGACTGATCTGACCAACATTACCAAAGAATCGCCCATCCGGATCTGGGTTCTGAAAGCCGATTACAGCCAGGCGCTGGGAAAGCAGCACCGCCTCGATTTTGGGGCTAAGTCGACCCGGATGCAGCTGAGCAACGACTTGACCGTCAGCAAAAATCGCGACGGGATATGGCGACGCGACGCGGGCCTCAGCCAATTGTATGACCTGGATGAGGTTGTTGACGCGCTGTATGCGAACGGGCAGTTTCAGCTCCCTAAAGGTCAGAAATTACAGGCCGGCCTGCGCTACGAATACACCCGTACTGATTTGGGTGAGCCCGGCGAGCCACCGGTGGTTCGTCGTCGCTACGGAAGCTTTTTCCCAAGTATTTTCTGGACGAAGGACTTAAACAAAACCAGCAGTCTGCGACTGGCATACAGCCGCCGGATCGCCCGGCCTCAGTATTCCCTTCTGGCTCCGTGGGTGATTTTTACCAGCCCCTATACATTTGTGACGGGCAACCCGAACCTTCTGCCCACCTTTACGGATGCCGTGGAGGCCACCTATCGGTTTAAGAGCAGCTACCTGTTCACGGTCCGGTACACCCACGACCGCAACGCCCTGGACCGCTTCCGGATCCGGGTGGACTCCACCTCCGGTACGTCCGTGGGAAGGCCAGAGAATATTAATTCGATCAACGGGCTGACGACGACCTTCTCGTTCCCGGTGCGCCTCACCAACTGGTGGCATATGCAAACCAACCTGACCGGGTACGGACAGGCGATCGAAACCTTGGCGGAGGGCAAACCCGTATCGCTACGGATCTTTGCCGGCAATGGGCTCAACGCCAGCACGTTTACCCTGAGCAAGACCTGGACCGCGGAACTCGCCCTTTTTTATACCACTCCCTCGTTCATGGGTATTGCCAGAGTAAAAGCCATGGGGAGTGTCAATGCCGGGTTGAAGAAAAAATTTAAGAGTGGCGGAAATCTGCTGGTAAACGTAACGGATCTGTTCTGGACGAACCGCCTGCGGGTCATTACCGACAACCCCGCGGTGAGGCAGGTGAGTAGTTGGGGGCTTAACTTTGAACCACGGGTGGTGCAATTTACCTACACCAACACTTTTAGCAAGAAGACTGTCAACGCTGCCAATCGCCGGGCCACGGGTTCCGAGGAAGAGCGGAGCCGGGGGGGGCGTATCCAATTAGGTAGCGGAAAATCTTTATTAATTTAA